The DNA region AGAATGATTACGTAAAAACCAATTTGAAGTAGGAAAATAGAAGAATAGTATAGATCCGAAAAACCAACCTTGATTCAAGAGTCGGCTACAGATAGGAAGGACTTGCATGAAGGGTCCAAGTTTTTGGTGCTCTGCTAACAACTCTGCCAAGTATTGACTGGAAAAGAGGAAGATGgtatataataaaacaaacaaaacaccCAGAGATTAACAGAGAAACTATTGGAAGGTGGACATGAAAGTGAAATTTCTTATCAAGTTGTGGAATTGAGTGCTTGCCTGTCGACATCCGGGTTGCTTCTTATACGTGGAGATAGAGTTCTGGCGGGCGAGAAACTTTGAGCGTATAAACCACCTGACATGAATTTTACCAAGAATATACGCACACAACAAACCTAAAAAAAGAAACCTTTGCTtggagagaggagaaagaaagcaaaagctGGGGGAGGTGCAGCAACTCCAAAGGCCTGTCTGGGGAAGCAAACCAAAACCACCCTGAGATAGTAAATGGTGGGGAAGAAGAGACGGAGTAcaataaagactaaaaaaaaaatgctcctTTTATTTGTGGGGTTTTAAATAGGGAGgcttttaactttttaacttTATGTTGGGATGAATGCGGTAGAAAGTTTTCACAGGTGTTTTGTGTGAGACAGAGACAGAGGTGAGCCGAAGAAGGAAAGGTGAGCCAAGCCAAGCAGGCGACAGCTAAAGGCAGAGGGCTTTCTCATTAAGGTTGCTGTAAGATTTAAGATTTGACACCTTGACGCTGACGGCAACCGCTCCAATATCAAATAATTGTACAGTTACCCGGCAGAGCGCGTGAAGACACGCACTCAATCATGATATAAGATATGCTAATAAGGCCATGCAATGTGGGGTCTTTAATGCTTCTCCAACCACATCACATCAAGCATGTGATTGGAATTTAGAAATGAGTCGCTTCACGCTCCCCGGCGGGTGCTTGAAGGGAGGAGGAAGGGAGGCTCCCATCTCCGGCTCCCATCAGCTCGTCCATTTCCGAATGCGAAAGGTCAAAACGACTGCGTAGTCCACTGGCAGCGGATCTAGAAAACTTTTGGTCTCAAAAATTTTAGCCTAAACCATGTATTTTGTTTGGTATTTTTAAGCCTTAAATTTGTACTCTTTTATCTTTAAGTGTCATTGGAATTAATATATACCGGATGCGTTTGAACCCTTTTATGTTTGTTATCTGGCGAATAGAAAGGATTGGAGCAACCAACAAAATCcccatttttatattataatatagaAGTTTAACTTGAAATTAAGGAATTATGATTGATgaatttgactcatttaattaaacatgtcaaattataattgatttatacaattttatatctatattttgcTACGAATTAAATTCAACACATGAACATGAATTACAACCCTTAACTTATATCTAAGCTCTGTTTGGTAAGGAGGATAAAACATTGAGACTGTTCAAAAGGTAAAGACAAGAAAAGTAGGTGGAAAGACAAGATTAACACTCACATCCAGCTAGCCTAATGACAATTAAAATGCTAAAATGGAACTAAGAGTCTAAGACGCTCTGCATCCAAGTCTCCAAATTgtagaagagaaagaaatatttGGTGAAGGTGAAAAAAGGATACgttctctattattattattattttctttttttttatcttataaggATTTTTACTTCTTTATAGGAACCCTTGGAATCTCGCTGCCTGCAAACCGAGAAGACAGTGGAGAGGGTGTTAACAAACAATCACAAAACAGCCACGTTTCCTAGAGACGAATAATATTTAAAGTAAATAGTCAAAATTGATAACTAAATATaaagtagaataaaaaaaaaaaaaaaaagctaaaataaatattaataataataataataataattcttttcGTAAATTTGCTGAGATCCTCGTAGTATTTTTCTATCACGTACGGTTGTTTGACGAGGATGATAGAAAAGGGAAATGGTAGAAAGATTgttttgataaaaaagaaaaaggatgtaagaaaggaaaaatgactttaaaaaggaaataattaatGAGGTTTGGTTAGAATTATAATCCattaattctaaaaaataatggaaaacaTTGATCCATTAATCCCCCATTTCCATCACATAAGTGAAATTTGACTAGGTCTACAACTTAATTAGTACAAGTGCTGCTATTGGTTCAGATCTGATATAAACCAACGAAACCTCTCCTACACCAAATTATTGTCCCTCCCACCTAAAACTCTATCTTAAGAAGCAGACAGATTTCCTTGATTAATTGGGGATACACAAAATTATTAAACTATATAAATTAGGTAATACGTTGCATGACAAACAAGAAACTTATGTTTAAGTAAATAAGAATACcatatttttgtcattagaCATAGGTGAACATGTACATCATGAAGCATAGGATTCCAACAAGGTGCCTGAAAAAGTAAATAGCAATGCACGTCGGGACATGGACAACAATGTATGGATCAAAACAAATCCTGGGGAAGCCCCCAATTATTAAAACGACACACCATCTTTCAAATATATGCCGTGTTATAGCGTATATTAATGCGATATCAAATGTCTATTTGTCTATCCTATATATTGTACTGTCCGGGGCATGGAAAATGGCACTACAATCTACTTTGTCACGGATGAGTTTCACTGCttaaattgttagtaatttgagTGGTTCATGTGAAAGAGTTCAACAGAATTCAACAGCATAAATCGATGTTGGAATCCAAATCACATACTAACAATTGGACCCGATAAATAAttcatgtcaatatttttctcatatcatcgtataaatttcataaatcaactattagatttgtagggtttatcattgaatttgtgcagggttcacataagtccacaaatttaataattaatttgtaaaataagatacaaaaaaatattaacttgaATCATTTCTTATTGGATCCCATTTAAACTTTATCACAATagctgtaaaaaaaaataccatttttcgtaagaaaaatgctaaattgAATAGTAATTGTCACTATCATGTAAGAGAGTGTACATTGTAGCATCTCTCTTTCCAACTGTTCAAATAAATGCTGGATCCCGATCACCTATGAACATTTGGATCCCACATAGACTTTATCACAATATATagcagcaaaaaaaaacaaaaaacaaaaaagaacaaattaagaCAAGATACCATTTTCTATAAGAGAAATTAATgcaaaattaaatagtaaatttcactGCCATATTATATCCCTTTGGGTACGAGAAAAGTGACGGGAGAGCTTAATTAAAACATTGCATTTGCATTTTCACCTCAGCCGAGCTCCTGggtgataaaaaaataaaaatcccgTATCTTCAAAACATAAGGATAATATTGTTCTTCatcatttttctcatcttccttGATTTAATGTAtagaagtaatttttttttgggaaaattatttatctaattATTGGGATTTGTAGTTGTACCAAATTGATCCCttaatatcaaaaaaatattctaaagatCTTTATGAAAGCAATTTGTCCAAAATGGTTcctaaaattatagttttacactcaaattgaaaatataaacagtgaataaaattaaataaaatatgaagagTAGCCCCTggcctttttaaaattattaaatatgaaGAGTCTATGTGTCGATTATTAGCGATTGGATTCACACGTACATGGATCTTtctttatgaatatatatttttgatattttaaggATGAGTTTGACATGATGacataagaaattttttcttctctgtttatTACGGTAAAACGGCCGAACAGGTGGATATGACATCAAAAGTGATTGCATAGGAAACGGGATATGGTTGATCCTCTTCCTTGAAGTGGTGGGTTGTTATTTAACGTATCTTTTATTTAGCGATCTGCAGCGCCCGGGAGACTAATAAATGCTAAAGAGTAATTTTatcttacatattttttatgtgggacagattttaattaatttttgtttaaatgacTGACATAAAATCACGTGAGCTAATATAAAATGAGTGTACTTCTCCTTTTAAATTGGTTGAGGCACCTGACAATACTGTCTGGGAATTTTTTGGGTTCAAGCACACCATCAATGGCACCGTACCATTGAGGTTCATGAGTAATAGAGGAGAGTATTTGTTTGTCGTTATAAATACAAGGCAAACCAATTGATCGAAGCCAAGATGGATTTTGAAtatattcaaaagaaaagaaaaacaagaagctGATCAATTTTAAGGAATCGAAATgattatgaaagaaaaatcaaaaacaaaaacaaaaaaaattgtgcaaGTGATCGAGTTACCTAATAATTAAGGCACATATTCAGTCTCCAATACTGGTCGTGTCCGAGTTCCCATTGCCAATGGCGCCTTGGTATTCCCAACCGATGTTCTCTGCAAGGTTTCACCCCCATCCACTGCCCATTCCATTTGCTGCACCTTCTTCCCGTCTTTGCACCTTATTAACAACACAACCAATAGACCCAATAAGGCAAACACACCAACCAAAGATCCAACAACCGTCCACACCTTAGAGTAGTTGCCCTTTCCACCACGACCGCCAGCATTAGGAGGCAGAACCGCCGCCGTATTGGGAGCAGGAGAGGGAGCAGTAGACTCGACAGCTATAGAGAAGTGTCCCTGTTGAGTTGCGGAACATGCATTTCCGGATACCACATTGTCGAACTGCACTGAACCTTGTAAATCAAAATGTACACACTTGGGAGACAACCCATCAGCTGGCGGAGCTGAAGTCAAATTTGGGAACTTGATCAAGATGGGTTTCAAGGATGCTCTTATGTACAATTCAGGTAAACTTGAAGCAGATAAATCAGAAGCATCGTAGGCCAGCAAACCCAGGACAGGAGCTAAATAAGTAAACCCAGGTAAAGGGTACAAAATAGAAGACCAGTTGCCGAGGTTGTGGTATACCAAACCAAGCCTCTCCACATAAGGCTGCACGGCAACCCCTGGAGGGATCTGAAACTCCTTGTACCTCTTAACGCCTCTGTTTCTGAGGCTACCGCTCCGAAGCCTCATTGCTGCGCCTTCAACTCCTGAAAGATTGCTGGGAATGCGGGCGTCATAAGGAATGCCCGTTCTCGGGTGCTCAGCGAAAGCCCTGAAAGCATAATCTTGAAGAAGCGCATCTAGCGAGCGTGCCGAGATTCCGCGTGGCTGAGCGTTGAAGAGTGGCAGCCAGCTGAGAATGCATAGCAAGGAGACAATTAGTATCCAAACGCTGCTCTGTTCGATCCTCATCACCAGATCTCCTCAAACCAAAACGCCTGTAAGTTCtcctcaaatttggattctacaCGCATCAGGATTATCATACGCATTTTCttgaaactaattaaatttgCTTTATCGGTAAAATGCAGTGGCAAATTAAATAACTTGTCACCCGCTTTTCCTTTGATTCATCTCCATCTCCGTAAACATTGTTTTCtcagaagaaaacaaaaaaaaaaaaaaaaaaaagagaaaggaaaagagaaggaaaagctGGAAATAGGAGTAAATGTAGCGTTGGCTACAGAACagctttttttttatgagttattTCCAACCTCTTACCCTCTGTATCACGTAATTTCCACAAGATCGGGggtttcgattttttttttttataaaaagatatTGGGTACCcctaaagaaggaaaaatatctaaaaattttaatattagttAAGAATATCTAAAAAGTCCGATTTGGTTGGAGAAGTAATTGCATTCAATCTCTGCGATAGAGACCCGGTGTTTAACATCGGAACTTTTAACTTAGTGGGATTAGCGTGGATGCATGATTTGTAACGCCAAATgcaactaaaattttaagacTCTCTAAATCTATTATAAAAGCttatatttatcttaatta from Corylus avellana chromosome ca10, CavTom2PMs-1.0 includes:
- the LOC132163526 gene encoding uncharacterized protein LOC132163526, with amino-acid sequence MRIEQSSVWILIVSLLCILSWLPLFNAQPRGISARSLDALLQDYAFRAFAEHPRTGIPYDARIPSNLSGVEGAAMRLRSGSLRNRGVKRYKEFQIPPGVAVQPYVERLGLVYHNLGNWSSILYPLPGFTYLAPVLGLLAYDASDLSASSLPELYIRASLKPILIKFPNLTSAPPADGLSPKCVHFDLQGSVQFDNVVSGNACSATQQGHFSIAVESTAPSPAPNTAAVLPPNAGGRGGKGNYSKVWTVVGSLVGVFALLGLLVVLLIRCKDGKKVQQMEWAVDGGETLQRTSVGNTKAPLAMGTRTRPVLETEYVP